Proteins from a single region of Mucilaginibacter daejeonensis:
- a CDS encoding RagB/SusD family nutrient uptake outer membrane protein encodes MRTYKLILTMITAAVVLVTASCKKDTDFLEETQKDNLNSSNSLLNPAQFQLMSASFYTYVQRFYNSADGPKDGWLLGLGTDVCFDPRDVTSKYNNWSIVNGTDNYSGDWFNWQYIIIKIANTIIAGAANPAVTWQNDAQKNATIAEARFFRGFAYRNLANVFGDVPILEAPVTAPRNDFTRNARADVYKFAQADLTFAAANLPLTTTQPGRVVRAAADHILAEVDISLKDYDGAIAATTRIINGTDGAYSLVNARFGTRASEADKNYYYDLFVMGNQNYQTGNRESIWTAQFAVTATGGAIPGGVTFSTRPLIERMMWCSWYGQTKFGYNGTAVDSTGRGVAYVRPTNYTNYTIWRNSGTDIRNSETCIKRTYYYGPNIPASVGRPGQVANKALLTTRDDTCIYIYPNWSKFGTDKHVNATPDAGYVRNFYIIRLPETYFLRAEAYLGKNDAASAAADLNVVRSRAKATPVAASDVNIDYILDERARELFGEEFRILTLARLGLVYDRTRRFGSPESAASVQQYNNLLPIPQSSIDLNNGAPIGQNPGYR; translated from the coding sequence ATGAGAACGTATAAACTGATACTAACCATGATCACGGCCGCTGTAGTACTTGTTACGGCGTCGTGTAAAAAAGATACCGACTTTTTGGAGGAGACCCAGAAAGATAACCTGAACAGCAGCAATTCCTTGCTTAATCCTGCGCAGTTCCAATTAATGAGCGCATCGTTCTACACCTACGTACAGCGCTTCTATAATTCGGCCGATGGACCGAAAGACGGCTGGTTATTGGGCCTGGGTACCGATGTTTGTTTTGACCCACGCGACGTAACCTCCAAGTACAACAACTGGAGCATTGTGAACGGTACCGATAACTACTCGGGCGATTGGTTCAACTGGCAATACATCATCATCAAGATCGCTAACACGATCATTGCCGGTGCGGCCAACCCTGCAGTTACCTGGCAAAATGATGCACAAAAGAACGCTACGATCGCCGAGGCACGTTTCTTTCGTGGTTTTGCGTACCGTAACCTGGCCAATGTTTTTGGCGATGTGCCGATCCTGGAAGCACCGGTCACCGCACCACGTAACGACTTTACCCGTAACGCACGCGCCGATGTGTATAAATTCGCGCAGGCCGACCTGACCTTTGCCGCTGCTAACCTGCCTTTGACCACCACCCAGCCTGGCCGTGTGGTACGTGCCGCAGCCGACCATATACTGGCCGAAGTTGACATCAGTTTGAAGGATTATGACGGTGCTATAGCTGCCACTACTCGTATCATTAACGGTACTGATGGTGCTTACTCGCTGGTGAACGCCCGCTTTGGCACCCGTGCATCTGAAGCCGATAAAAATTACTACTATGACCTGTTCGTGATGGGTAACCAAAACTACCAGACCGGTAACCGAGAGAGCATCTGGACCGCACAATTCGCTGTTACCGCTACAGGTGGTGCTATCCCGGGCGGGGTAACGTTCTCTACCCGTCCGCTGATCGAGCGCATGATGTGGTGCAGTTGGTACGGACAAACCAAGTTCGGTTACAATGGTACCGCGGTGGACTCTACCGGTAGGGGTGTGGCTTACGTTCGTCCTACCAATTACACCAACTACACCATTTGGCGTAATTCAGGTACCGACATTCGCAATAGCGAGACCTGTATCAAACGCACTTACTACTATGGACCTAACATTCCAGCCAGCGTGGGCCGCCCGGGTCAGGTGGCTAACAAAGCCCTGCTGACCACCCGTGATGATACCTGTATCTACATTTATCCTAACTGGAGCAAGTTCGGTACCGATAAGCATGTGAACGCCACGCCTGACGCCGGCTATGTGCGTAACTTTTACATCATTCGCTTACCTGAGACCTACTTTCTGCGTGCTGAGGCATACTTGGGTAAAAACGATGCTGCATCGGCAGCGGCGGATCTTAACGTGGTGCGTAGCCGTGCTAAGGCAACGCCTGTTGCAGCCTCTGATGTGAACATCGATTACATTTTAGATGAACGTGCCCGCGAATTATTTGGCGAGGAGTTCAGAATATTGACGTTGGCTCGTCTCGGATTAGTGTACGATCGTACGCGGCGCTTTGGCAGTCCTGAATCGGCGGCGTCGGTGCAGCAATACAACAACCTGTTGCCAATTCCGCAATCTTCCATCGACCTAAATAACGGTGCACCGATCGGGCAAAACCCGGGCTACAGATAG
- a CDS encoding transporter family protein gives MKKSILLATSVILFSFSTAQAGWPIGKKHFILSSSLSQYIAKNRWDQNGNYREGNGQSFNATTFGVNLAYGISNRLDVNIGVPVIYQRITYPGGAVNNTSLGDMQLGLTYNLFNFNYSNYISVYTGAIMPLYTNTSSRYIGLGNAGGTVHLSNSGSLSSKTSYNVDLGFSQYVGTGAPQQYLADVSLGYSLDRWNQLGVNAGAGRSISSDKRSVNNLLANRDFNYVRVAGNYGHSFNKRINLNLSLFYTVAGRNTGEGYGAALSLMYKLPYR, from the coding sequence ATGAAAAAAAGTATTCTATTAGCCACCTCAGTTATCCTCTTTTCTTTTAGTACCGCGCAAGCTGGCTGGCCAATAGGTAAAAAGCACTTTATACTCTCAAGTTCGCTATCGCAATACATCGCTAAAAACCGCTGGGATCAGAACGGCAATTACCGCGAAGGAAATGGTCAAAGTTTCAATGCCACTACTTTTGGCGTCAACCTGGCTTATGGTATATCGAACAGATTGGATGTGAATATTGGCGTACCGGTCATCTATCAGCGCATCACTTATCCGGGTGGAGCGGTCAACAACACCAGTTTAGGCGATATGCAATTGGGCCTCACGTATAATCTTTTCAACTTCAATTACTCCAATTACATTTCTGTGTACACCGGCGCAATAATGCCCTTGTATACCAACACCAGTTCACGTTATATCGGCTTGGGTAACGCCGGGGGCACCGTCCACCTGTCTAACAGTGGTAGTTTGAGCAGCAAGACCTCTTACAACGTAGACCTGGGCTTTAGCCAATATGTAGGCACCGGTGCTCCGCAGCAATACCTGGCCGATGTATCACTTGGATATTCGCTTGATCGGTGGAACCAATTAGGCGTCAATGCAGGTGCAGGAAGGTCTATCAGCTCTGACAAACGATCGGTAAACAACCTACTGGCCAACCGTGATTTTAATTACGTGCGTGTAGCGGGCAATTATGGTCATTCTTTCAATAAAAGGATCAACCTCAACCTGTCGTTATTTTATACGGTTGCCGGCCGTAACACCGGCGAAGGATACGGCGCAGCGTTATCGCTGATGTACAAGTTGCCGTACCGATAG
- a CDS encoding acetylxylan esterase: MNVKTCLRSVLICGMLILLTHALTLAQLVKPSKTGSVISPPPRHSADGADKEENEEDGEILIKVKAGTANAIFDEASYIDYKVDLKSTYRLKQEGKFSYTVSTDEGKQLFEDSVHIALGRRGSKTVKFKLPPNPPGFYQLSIRMNLTAYDDTIKKVFGIAPFKIAAPQHRPADFDAFWKKSRQMLDKIQPDYKVTEQKNLSTPEIKVYLVEMRSWGNALIKGWLTIPVKKDKFIPIRYRVPGYLVEMKPSMIEDDFAVFQLNVRGNGNSKDAINTFGIQYNNYHLESKDNYIYRAVYMDCLRGVDFLASHGYLGMDVNRIAIDGGSQGGCLAVVTAALDQRIKGVTTEVPLYSDLREASVITMKVPPKNETPVWHLNNFVKRRGRSASMEEMYRVWDYYDPMHFAPDVQCPVLMGIGLMDELCPPRCSVAMFNQLGTSQKELWVSADKAHEVDPIYYRHQYSWLREFFLLP; encoded by the coding sequence ATGAATGTTAAAACCTGTCTCAGATCTGTGCTGATCTGTGGTATGCTGATCTTACTCACACACGCGCTTACCTTAGCTCAACTGGTCAAACCATCTAAGACCGGCTCTGTAATTTCGCCCCCGCCCCGTCACTCGGCCGATGGAGCCGATAAAGAAGAAAACGAAGAAGATGGCGAGATACTTATCAAAGTGAAGGCCGGAACAGCCAACGCTATTTTTGATGAGGCCTCTTACATCGATTATAAGGTAGACTTGAAAAGCACTTACCGTTTAAAGCAGGAAGGCAAATTCTCATACACTGTATCTACTGACGAGGGTAAACAGCTTTTTGAGGACTCGGTACATATAGCGCTTGGCCGCAGGGGTAGCAAAACAGTAAAGTTCAAACTTCCTCCTAACCCACCGGGGTTTTACCAACTGAGTATCCGCATGAATTTGACGGCTTATGATGATACGATCAAAAAGGTATTCGGCATAGCACCGTTCAAGATCGCGGCTCCTCAACACCGCCCGGCCGATTTCGACGCTTTTTGGAAAAAGAGCCGCCAAATGCTCGACAAGATACAACCCGACTATAAGGTGACCGAGCAAAAGAACCTTTCAACGCCCGAGATCAAGGTGTACTTGGTGGAGATGCGCTCATGGGGTAATGCCCTGATTAAGGGATGGCTCACTATACCGGTCAAAAAGGATAAATTCATCCCGATCAGGTATCGTGTGCCGGGGTATTTGGTAGAAATGAAACCAAGCATGATCGAGGATGACTTTGCGGTATTTCAGTTGAACGTAAGAGGTAATGGCAACAGCAAAGATGCGATCAACACTTTCGGTATTCAGTATAATAATTACCATTTAGAAAGTAAGGACAACTACATCTACCGTGCTGTTTATATGGACTGTTTACGTGGTGTGGACTTTTTGGCGAGCCACGGCTACCTGGGAATGGATGTGAACCGGATCGCTATTGACGGTGGTAGCCAGGGTGGTTGTTTGGCCGTAGTAACGGCAGCGTTAGATCAGCGTATCAAAGGTGTCACTACAGAGGTTCCCCTATATTCAGACCTGCGTGAAGCATCGGTGATCACCATGAAGGTACCGCCTAAGAATGAGACACCTGTTTGGCATCTGAATAACTTTGTTAAGCGAAGAGGCCGATCGGCCAGCATGGAGGAAATGTACCGCGTGTGGGATTATTACGACCCCATGCATTTTGCGCCCGATGTACAATGCCCCGTGCTGATGGGAATCGGTTTGATGGATGAATTATGCCCACCACGATGCAGCGTGGCGATGTTCAACCAACTGGGTACTTCACAGAAAGAACTATGGGTGAGCGCTGATAAGGCGCATGAGGTCGACCCTATCTATTACCGTCATCAGTATAGCTGGCTGCGCGAATTTTTCCTTCTCCCATGA
- a CDS encoding sigma-54-dependent transcriptional regulator, with protein MPKSILIVDDEVNTTLLLAKLLQKQGYHVLTAFNYAAAVSQLKRPVDLVLTDYRLGNATGGHLLQYINQHQPDVLVVMMTGYPDVKLAVELARNGVHDYLVKPLNTAELIECIENALTEPEAEAEYHYVAPIKARPMVTGISAISKAIQRHIELIASTRCNVVIQGASGTGKEHMARSIHQQSDRSEMPFVAVDCGTLSLELAPSQLFGHEAGAFTGADTLKVGYFEIANGGTLFLDEIGNLSYDVQALLLRVIQEQKLKRVGSIKEHSIDVRIIVASNRDLRSAVKVGTLREDLYYRLNELTVETPLLSQRTEDIRLFANSFLEEANAETGRSIAGFDDDVIDLFEGYEWPGNIRELRNMVRRAALLATGKYITLKELPSDIIAAQLLKHGDEQEVLTVLKAEKMLQFLKGGRYTHELGHILTVLKNTNYNRTRTANLLNINRKTLYNRLRKACA; from the coding sequence ATGCCAAAAAGCATCCTGATCGTTGATGACGAGGTCAACACCACTTTACTGTTGGCTAAACTATTACAAAAGCAAGGCTACCATGTACTTACCGCTTTCAATTACGCGGCAGCAGTGTCGCAGTTGAAGCGACCGGTAGACCTGGTGCTGACAGACTATCGCCTTGGTAACGCCACCGGGGGGCACCTTTTGCAATATATCAATCAACATCAGCCAGATGTTCTTGTGGTGATGATGACCGGCTACCCTGACGTAAAACTGGCCGTTGAGCTGGCTCGGAACGGTGTTCATGATTACCTGGTGAAACCACTCAACACGGCCGAATTGATCGAATGCATCGAAAACGCGTTGACAGAACCGGAGGCGGAAGCTGAGTACCATTACGTAGCACCCATTAAAGCACGACCAATGGTGACCGGCATCAGCGCTATATCAAAGGCTATACAGCGCCATATCGAGCTCATTGCTTCCACGCGATGCAACGTGGTTATTCAAGGCGCCAGTGGTACCGGTAAAGAACACATGGCACGCAGCATTCATCAGCAAAGCGACCGCAGTGAAATGCCTTTTGTAGCGGTGGACTGTGGAACTTTAAGCCTCGAACTTGCACCAAGCCAACTTTTTGGCCACGAAGCGGGTGCATTCACTGGTGCCGATACCTTAAAGGTCGGGTACTTTGAGATCGCCAATGGTGGAACGCTTTTTTTGGATGAGATCGGCAATCTGTCCTACGATGTGCAGGCCTTATTATTGCGGGTGATCCAGGAGCAGAAATTGAAACGGGTAGGTTCTATAAAGGAACATTCTATCGATGTTAGGATCATTGTGGCCTCCAACCGCGACCTCCGCTCTGCCGTGAAAGTAGGTACTCTTCGTGAGGACCTTTACTACCGCCTTAATGAACTGACCGTTGAAACACCGTTATTGAGCCAACGTACCGAAGACATCCGTCTGTTCGCGAACAGCTTTCTGGAAGAGGCCAACGCGGAGACCGGAAGGAGCATTGCTGGGTTCGATGATGATGTGATAGATCTTTTTGAAGGGTATGAATGGCCGGGCAACATTCGCGAGTTGCGTAATATGGTAAGGCGTGCCGCTTTGCTGGCCACAGGGAAATACATCACTTTAAAGGAATTACCGAGCGATATCATTGCCGCGCAGCTCCTTAAACACGGGGACGAACAAGAGGTACTCACCGTCCTCAAGGCCGAAAAAATGCTTCAATTCCTCAAAGGCGGTCGATACACGCATGAACTGGGCCACATCCTGACCGTTCTGAAGAACACGAATTATAATCGGACGCGAACGGCCAACCTTTTGAACATTAATCGCAAAACTTTATATAACCGGTTGAGAAAAGCTTGCGCCTGA
- a CDS encoding sensor histidine kinase, translating to MSIKIHQYPLIKAFIKGWKHLVGRTDEFQLEGRVFHSLILFSAVIAVFNLIVYLLLGAYSVALTFAVNLLYYVILLYFSRFKHMTKWCVIVDAVLLNVLLAFSYFENDGIGGPTILMYSAAFIGLCTYVPYRSAFALLSINVLMVFGVQCAELKFPQWIDHSYVTALQRHTDMFYVYISSSVLIFLAIYVLRTNYHRENRLAIDEADHLAVANAEKSKLFSIIAHDLRSPLAQINHYLQLLGRVDIDDPTRYSIETQLSEITNNTGLMLTNLLSWSRNQMEGSMTVNLTPVNVLQVVEQVTQTIQYAAATKNIDINVKVSDDVNVMADADHLQIIARNLLQNAVKFTHQHGKVSVGCSRERDDVIIHIQDNGIGMTAEQQKNAFHSSIKASYGTNMEKGVGLGLTLSYEFVQALGGELWFESAVNEGTTFHIRLQSA from the coding sequence ATGTCGATAAAGATCCATCAATACCCTTTGATCAAAGCGTTCATCAAAGGGTGGAAGCATCTTGTAGGGCGTACTGATGAATTTCAACTGGAGGGTCGAGTATTCCATTCTCTGATCCTGTTCAGCGCGGTCATAGCGGTCTTCAACTTGATCGTTTACCTGTTGCTTGGCGCTTACAGTGTGGCGTTAACCTTTGCGGTCAATCTCCTTTATTACGTGATATTGCTGTACTTTTCCCGCTTCAAGCACATGACTAAGTGGTGCGTCATCGTAGACGCCGTTCTGCTCAATGTTCTTTTGGCATTTAGTTATTTTGAGAACGATGGTATCGGTGGTCCGACCATTTTGATGTATAGCGCGGCTTTCATCGGGCTGTGTACCTATGTGCCTTACCGTTCGGCGTTCGCGCTATTGAGCATCAACGTACTAATGGTTTTCGGCGTGCAGTGCGCCGAGCTAAAGTTTCCGCAGTGGATCGATCACAGCTACGTTACCGCGCTTCAACGGCACACCGATATGTTCTATGTGTACATCAGTTCATCGGTATTGATCTTCCTAGCCATTTACGTATTGCGTACAAACTATCACCGCGAGAACAGGCTGGCCATTGACGAGGCTGATCATTTAGCCGTGGCCAATGCTGAAAAAAGTAAGTTGTTCTCCATCATTGCGCACGACCTACGGTCGCCGCTGGCGCAGATCAACCATTACCTGCAATTGCTGGGCCGTGTCGATATCGATGACCCTACCCGGTACAGCATTGAGACCCAACTGAGCGAGATCACCAACAATACAGGACTGATGCTCACCAATCTGCTGTCGTGGTCGCGCAACCAAATGGAAGGTAGCATGACCGTGAACCTAACACCCGTGAACGTGCTACAAGTGGTAGAGCAGGTGACGCAAACCATCCAGTACGCGGCCGCTACCAAAAACATCGATATCAATGTAAAGGTGAGTGATGATGTGAATGTGATGGCCGATGCTGACCACCTTCAGATCATTGCGCGTAATCTTTTGCAAAATGCCGTGAAGTTCACTCACCAGCATGGTAAGGTGAGCGTTGGATGTAGCCGTGAGCGTGACGATGTGATCATCCACATTCAGGACAACGGCATCGGGATGACCGCGGAGCAGCAAAAGAACGCATTCCATTCCAGCATTAAGGCCTCGTATGGCACCAATATGGAGAAAGGTGTAGGGCTTGGCCTAACGCTAAGTTATGAGTTCGTACAGGCACTGGGTGGCGAGCTTTGGTTCGAGTCAGCAGTGAACGAAGGAACCACATTTCACATCCGCTTACAATCGGCTTGA
- a CDS encoding acyltransferase family protein, whose translation MTQQPLPKYIPALTGVRALAAYLVFISHYDYVFDGSFPHIVQRSLQEFHIGVTIFFVLSGFLITYRYYYNFYLTSDRFRQYLKNRIARIYPMYFLLTICAFVYDYLTRDANAGSALPNTFVLLLMNLTFLRGFFNDLKFTGIAQGWSLTVEECFYFAAPFAFWFHKRYKKLLLQPVVIIATGALLVLMFGHLDWYGFFGNMTFMMIHTFFGRCFEFFAGIYLALVLLNKGMPNGNRSNYTYPAFALIFVCPVVMGLLPIPHGWSAGLHHPIGIVINNFVLASVIAIFFYGLITEATFLKKALASPLAELLGKSSFIFYLIHLGFFRDLLNNGLNLLNDQVFEWYDRRRLDWHSPFENDVVNLVLQFVLLNLISIFLYKCIEEPLNHRIRRSSLLIRPKQR comes from the coding sequence ATGACCCAACAACCTTTACCTAAGTACATCCCGGCGCTCACGGGCGTACGTGCCCTGGCTGCCTACCTCGTTTTCATCTCGCATTACGACTATGTTTTCGATGGTAGCTTCCCGCATATCGTGCAAAGATCTCTACAAGAGTTCCACATAGGGGTAACTATATTTTTTGTGTTGTCGGGCTTCCTGATCACTTATCGATATTATTATAATTTTTATCTCACGTCCGATCGGTTCAGGCAATATCTTAAGAATAGGATCGCTCGCATATACCCGATGTATTTCCTGCTTACGATCTGCGCTTTTGTATATGATTACTTGACTCGTGATGCAAATGCCGGTAGCGCCCTGCCCAACACTTTTGTTCTCTTGTTGATGAACCTTACATTTTTAAGAGGGTTCTTCAATGACCTTAAGTTCACGGGCATAGCACAAGGGTGGTCGCTCACAGTAGAGGAGTGTTTTTATTTTGCGGCACCTTTTGCTTTTTGGTTCCATAAACGATACAAAAAGCTGCTCTTGCAGCCGGTGGTGATCATTGCCACAGGTGCTTTGCTGGTACTGATGTTTGGCCATTTAGATTGGTATGGCTTCTTCGGCAACATGACCTTTATGATGATCCATACCTTCTTTGGCCGCTGTTTCGAGTTCTTTGCGGGAATATATCTGGCGCTCGTGTTATTGAACAAGGGGATGCCTAATGGTAATAGGTCGAATTATACCTACCCGGCGTTCGCACTGATTTTTGTTTGTCCGGTCGTGATGGGATTGCTACCCATACCTCATGGATGGTCGGCAGGGTTACATCATCCGATAGGCATCGTGATCAATAATTTTGTGCTTGCTTCAGTGATCGCCATATTCTTTTATGGATTGATCACCGAAGCCACCTTCCTGAAAAAGGCGTTAGCCTCACCTTTAGCCGAGCTGTTGGGTAAAAGCTCTTTCATCTTTTACCTCATCCATCTTGGCTTTTTTCGTGATCTGCTGAATAATGGTCTCAACCTGTTGAATGATCAGGTATTCGAGTGGTATGACCGCCGCCGGCTCGACTGGCATTCTCCGTTCGAGAACGATGTGGTGAACCTGGTATTGCAGTTTGTTCTCCTTAACCTGATCTCTATATTTTTGTACAAGTGTATCGAGGAGCCGTTGAATCACCGTATCCGAAGGTCCAGTTTATTGATACGGCCTAAGCAGCGCTGA
- a CDS encoding GntR family transcriptional regulator: MYTNSTYLTERPAKRAPSFSGVIDLNKIKINVKSAVPISSQLAQQLQKLIENASFDRSQPLPSLNTLSKLLGIAPSTAFRAYNQLNSHNLVVWIKGSGFFAKR, translated from the coding sequence ATGTATACTAACTCTACTTACCTGACCGAGCGGCCAGCAAAAAGGGCACCATCCTTTTCGGGCGTTATCGACCTCAACAAGATCAAGATCAATGTAAAGTCGGCTGTTCCTATTTCATCACAATTGGCGCAGCAGTTACAAAAACTTATCGAGAACGCCAGTTTTGATCGCAGCCAGCCTTTGCCGTCATTGAATACCTTAAGCAAATTGTTGGGCATTGCCCCGTCTACCGCTTTCAGAGCGTACAACCAATTGAATAGCCACAACCTGGTGGTATGGATCAAAGGGAGTGGCTTTTTTGCCAAGCGTTAA